In the genome of Dromiciops gliroides isolate mDroGli1 chromosome 1, mDroGli1.pri, whole genome shotgun sequence, the window TGGTGTTCTTTATTGCCTCCAAAAGTTAATAAAGATAACAGTTAACGTTGCCATAGGATGGGCAAAATTGTCTGTTTTGTGCTCATATGAATTCTCCACTCAGAACACACTCTGATGCCTGACTGTGGTGTGAAAGGCAACTGTATCTTCTCAAAGGTCATGAAAATGAAGCGCAAGCTCTGGTAGGCTCTACCAAAGAGTTATACCAAAGAGTTTTCCCTTCAGTGGGAAAGGATGTGTGCAAACCTGTTTGTGGGTGTGGGTGTATATACATTTGGATGTATATATACCCCCAAGAAACCTTATATATAAAGCTTTGCTAACTTAAAACTGCAATAAGACTtgtggatctctctctctctttctctctctctgttatatatataatatatgtattatatatgttatatatatataatacatatatatgtcccTTGAACTTCATAGTAGCCCTTTTGGTacctagttttatttttaagactCCTTATTGTCTTTCTAATCTACCTCCTAAATTCTTAGAAAATTAGAGCTAGACAACATTGTAGAGATCCTCTAATCCAActccctgaggcccagagaaggcaaATCATTTGCTCAGTGGCACAATCAATATTTGTTGGGATGTTTGAAAGAACAGTTTCAATAGAGTGCTAGGGTAAAGAGCCTGATTATAATGGTTTTATTAGTGAGTGGAATGATAAAGAAGTGGAAGCATTCTGCTTTGGGGTGTGGCTTATGGACCTGTTGGTAAGAAGTGAGTGTTTATAAGTAACATGTATGTTTATTTTGATAGAACGCTTTAAAGAATGGTGAAATTTCTGAAACTtcagacaaacaaaaaagtgctggaccaaaaagaaaaaatattaagaacagaaacaagaaaaaaactaacCCAGCCCCATTGAAGCaggtatttaaaaatgtaaagatttaacTTCTTGGCTTTTTTAATGTTATGATGTTATGGAAAATGAAATTGTTAAATTCAAAAAGtaatactctttaaaaaatttaaaaaatttttaaaaagtaatactctgggacagctagatggcgcagtggttaaagcgctggccctggattcaggagtacctgagttcaaatccagcctcagacacttaacacttactagctgtgtgaccctgggcaagtcacttaacccccgttgccctgcaaaaaaaaaaaagtagtactcTAAAAATGGAATGCCTTTAACTTGTGCTTAAGTTTATctctttgcttttttattatgTGTGCATAAAACTGTCTTGTGAGATTTActtttcaaattcagtttcaggaAATAAACTTTTGAATTAGATTAATTTTTCTAATTGAAAATAGAGCTACTTACTGTAATGATTTCTTGATCATATTAGACAAATATAGGAGTGCTGTAGACagtataaatgtaaatgtaaaagtTTTAAAGGTGTGTTGATTTGTTACAGTGGAAAGTTGGTGATGCTTGTTGTGCAGTTTGGTCTGAAGATGGCAACATATATCCAGCTACTATTGCATCAACTGATCAGAAGAGAGGGACATGTGTTGTAGTTTACACTGGCTATGGAAATAAAGAAGAACAGAATTTGTCAGATCTTCTTCTTCCAAACAATGAAGGAGTTCATGATGAGGAACCTATTAATGAAGTAAGAgtataaatatgtttgtgtataaTTGCCTTAGAGATGGAGTATTGAATTAAGAATAAAACTTGTTTCAGTgtcttaacattttaaaatgtcaaaggtGTGGCATTTTGGTATGAATatagatttcatttctttctttttttcttcggggcaatgagggttaagtgacttgcccagggtcacacagctagtgtcaagtgtctgaggctggatttgaacctgggtcctccagaatctaaggccagtgctttatccactgtgccacctagctgcccccatggattacatttctaaaatgaagtctGTTTAGAAGGAGGGgtaaaacaaattattatttatatttctttctttttttgcagggcaatgtgggttaagtgacttacccagggttactgTATTTCTTGATAAAAGCCATTCTGCATTTAAGTCAGTACTGTATTTAAAtctatattacattttttaaatgtgcttTACATAACAATACAATTGATTAATTTGTCTGTTTGAGACAAAGTGTTGACGTTAAGGTCTTGTGGCCATTATGTAACTAGCAATTTATCCATACCTGGTAAAACTaaccattccccctcccctcccccccaccccagaatgaaaatgaaagtcaAAGCCAGTATTCAACAGATGAAAGTGAAAAATCCTCTAGATCACCTGGAAGCAAACAGAATCGTATCAAATCCAAAGCTGCTCATTGGAATTCTTATTTCCCTCCTCCACCGCCACTACCCCTCCCAGTGCCAGGGCTGGGCAAGGTAAGTGCTGCTGACTGGAAATTACTTGGCTGTGTGTGAAGCAACAAAACTTAGATTTAGAAGATCtgtctaaaattttttttgaagtaCAATTGAATATGAGTTGGGCCTCTTCAGCCTGTTGTGAAATTAACAAGCTCGGTGTATAAAAAAGAGAGGTTGAACAAGGTTGTATCCCAGGAGAACTAAGAAAGATGAATTAATGAGGAAGTGACCACTTAAGAATTATCAAGTCTAACTTCATTTAGCCTTCCTTAAAGACTGGATTCATAGCACCTTCCCCCTCCATGGATATTAAGGAGAtcaaatatgtaaagtgctttgtaaagtactatataaaagctagctgATGTTATGTTAAAAGCAACAGGCCCTCTCATATAGTTAAACAGTGTACATTAATAGTCATTTGACAGAGGTCAGTGTGATCTagtgttttgttcttttctttaggTGAGAAGAAGCTTAATATTTGTCTCATTTTAACTAAAACTTTGTAGACAAAAAGGAGCAGTTAGATGGctcaagtggatagagcactaagcctAGAGTcctgttcaaatctgacctcaggtacttagtagctgtgtgaccctgagcaagtcacttaacctctgtttgccttaatctacttaagaaggaaatggcaaaccacaccagtatctttgtcaagaaaaccccatggacagtatggtccatggggtcatgtagaaTCAAACACACTGAATGGCAGTGTGAGTCAAGGCTTTTAtgatagaaaaaaagattaaattatccAAACGCCCAATCCAAGGAATTTAGAGAAAAGACAATGAACTATTCTTGATTATCTGCTATTAAGTCATTataaagttgttgggtttttgttttttgttttttagtgaggcaattggggttaagtgacttgcccagggtcacacagctagtaagtgttaagtgtctgaggccagatttgaactcaggcactcctgactccagggctggtgctctatccactgtgccacctagctgcccctaaagttgttgttttttaacctgTGTTATCTAGATCTAGCTGGTATTGGTTTAAAATTAGTATCTTTGAATAGTTAagtggcttaataaatgtttgttgatagatGAACAGATTCCTTTCTGGGAGCTCCTTATATCAGAGATTACAAGATCAtgataaaccaaaagaaaacCTTTTTGTTATGACCATTCTATTATTTCCTATGACATGTGCTTATAAAATGAACTAGTGACATTGCTAGCCTTACTTAGCTTGGAAGTACTTTTTTTATTAGATAGACAAATCAAAGCTTAAAATTCATGTGTTCATTTGCAATTCATCCTTTATTTTAAGGACATGTACATTCATTTCCTCTGAATGATAACTTGACTATTAAATTGAGACTTGCAATGGAGACATGTTGGTATTGggtctataattattttttttaatctaataatTCTGAAAGTAATATTGGAATAAAGACTGAGTGTGATCAATTCATTTCTACTCAATAATCACACCTAATTTATTAGTGAGGTGAGATTATATGAAAATTGTAATCAGGTGGTGAAATAAAGGTTAGAATACTTAAATATTCGGTAGATTTATCATATGTAAACAAGGCCGCCTTTTTTCTGATGTTCTATCTgccttttactttgttttatttgtgaattaaaaaacaaaaacaaaaactttcaaaaactaaaaatgaaagCAACCAAAAAGTTACCTGCCTTTTCTGAAGTCTCTTGCATGGCCAGGAAGCTGGGTAAATGAGTTGCTTTGAACCCAGGTTACTAATACACCTGCTGAGAGGAATGAAGGTCATTTTAGATTTCGGTAGATAgatggtgctgggcctggagccaatAAAGCTTCATTTCCagccttgctagctgtgtgaccttgggtaagtcactgtcctcccctataaaataggaataataatagcattgacCTTTTAGAGTGGTTTtgaagataaaacaagatatttGGGAGTTCTTTATAAACCTCAAAGAGCCAAATACTAGTAGTTATTATTGTTGCAAGTATAAGTTTCAGATAATATTTCACGTTCAACCCTTTTTGTTTTAGGACAGGTAGaccctgtttttcattttgtactttccggtcacttttcctttttttaaatattgcatTATAGCCTGGACTGAAATTCAGTGGCCCACCACCCTTCCTCACAGGCTGGCCCCCACCATTTCCTTCAGGACCACCAGTAAGTACCAATTTCAGATTAATCTGAAATTAATTAGGAGTCTTTTCCTTAAAATTGAGTTTTCATGTGTTATATTATTCTGCATTATATTATTCAGCGAGTTTAGTGAAAAGAGCTGTTTGAGTTGTTCTGGGGTCAGCTTGGCCTAGGAACTTGTCCTGCTGTGCATTCCCACCCACCTTAGATCGTTCATACTTCCCAGTAATCTCAAATAACTAAAGGAATGAATTTCTAAATGTTGGAGTAGCATAGACAGACCAAAAGAAATTTGGGGGcagagaagaactgggagagagACCTCTTCTCACAAGGCCAACCCAGTGATAGATATCCTGTGGTCATAAGATACTTAAGAACTGTGGTCAGTcataagatacttttttttttaataaggaaaaaaatattcaagattCTGTCCTGGGAGATTAATTCATCCATAATCATTCATTCTTAGTTCAACTGAAAAATAATGGTAGTTTTAAAAGCACAGTATTTAAGAAATCATTTAATTTAGCTTTTGTTCTTTCTGTACTtagaaataacatttttcattttaaattattttgtggaCTTATTTTTAACTGGCTTAAATACTTTACATTGATCTTTATTTTGTGTGAAGAATTACAAAAAACAATAGAGGAATATACTACTAATGTGCAGTTATGTTCTGTCACttttttgcttgttgtttctAATAAGTATTTTACCATTTGCAGTTGATTCCCCCACCACCTCCCATGTCTCCCGATTCTCCTGAAGATGCTGATGCTTTGGGAAGTATGTTAATAGCCTGGTACATGAGTGGCTATCATACTGGTTACTATCTGGTAGGTGATAAATCTGCTCGTTTACTTGAATACTTCTTCTGTAGGCATATGGCTTCTCTCTTTTCTGCAACTGCAAAGAAACTTAAGTTATTCTCTGTTCTGGTATCCTTTTTAAAGTTCCTCTTGAGTTTTTCGACAGCCTCATTATGTgttttcaaatataaattctttcaggttattttctctcacaaatgattttattaaaaataaaatcagtgatATGGATACCTGTATGTTatagctcatttttaaaatgcaaataattttaagattagtcgattgttattgttattattttttttggtgaggcaattggggttaagcccagggtcacacagctagtaagtgtcaagggtctgaggccagatttgaactcaggtcctcctgaatccagggctggtgctctatccactgcaccacctagctgctccagttttcttaacatttaaagttaaatttatagtagtatgttattttaaaaaataaagtgtagCATATAGTCCTCAAAGAGCAGGAATGGGCTCCTCTGGAGCTATTGTACTGTTGTGTGATGTAATAAAGGACCATTCAAATGTTGATaataatataaaaggaaaaaggttACTCCTATGAAAATGTAAATGAAGAGAGTACTAAAAGGAAGCTGACTGCTgagtaattgtaatgaccaattTCAACCCCACAGAAAAATGAGGAAGGCACCTTCCTCCTTTCTGGGAGATGTGGAAAACTGAATATTTTTCCTATTGTGGGGTGGAAGAGAGGGGAATAATCTAGAAACAATTTTGATGGAAAAACAAGACATCAACAAATTTTACTTATACTCTAGTGGGTATGCACCATGCCATGGGCTCCACAGGGATTCCATCCTTCTGACATCTCTTGAGGGTATTAGTGATATACTCTGGCTGTCCTGTTACCGCTTACCAATGTCACATGACCAGCTCATATCTTTCCATCTTAGAAATTCTTTTATGACGTATTTTACCCTGTTCTTTTTCCAGGGTCCCTCTTTGGTTATATGTTGCAGCCTGCTTACACCCATCATATGACTTGCTATTGCCCTTTAAAGGACAACTTTTAATTCTTCGTGAATTGTTATGCTCTACCCTCTTGCCAGATAGCACAGGAATTGGCAAATTATGTATGACTTGAGGCCCAGATCTTGAGTCTAAGAATGGGTTTTACTTCCATTTTTTAGCCCATGAACTGTGCAAAAACAGGTGGGCAGGGgcaactatgtggtgcagtggataaagcactggccctggattcaggaggacctgaattcaaatctggtctcagacacttgacacttattagctgtgtgaccctgggcaagt includes:
- the LOC122736254 gene encoding survival motor neuron protein-like, with translation MAALGGSAREHEEPVLFRRGTGQSDDSDIWDDTALIKAYDKAVASFKNALKNGEISETSDKQKSAGPKRKNIKNRNKKKTNPAPLKQWKVGDACCAVWSEDGNIYPATIASTDQKRGTCVVVYTGYGNKEEQNLSDLLLPNNEGVHDEEPINENENESQSQYSTDESEKSSRSPGSKQNRIKSKAAHWNSYFPPPPPLPLPVPGLGKPGLKFSGPPPFLTGWPPPFPSGPPLIPPPPPMSPDSPEDADALGSMLIAWYMSGYHTGYYLGLKQHQKEGRHQHFN